The following proteins are encoded in a genomic region of Garra rufa chromosome 22, GarRuf1.0, whole genome shotgun sequence:
- the LOC141297704 gene encoding alpha-tectorin-like gives MRFLISLCVSLLLLINGEIINGQTSESTTSSSDPCNDYNTLDEYWRDIRENPYQYTGQDDALVEWSGWYRLYLNGESAQMSEWCVSNIGCGGYTGLYLNGSHPTLEDGVVTRDVMGTNSLGWGWVPSSQCGAYTSTSIQVKACPGDFYVYEFVKPNISVPGLSYCAVAFQSVSSDPCYNYESLDRPWRANNESGDSICDERFPWNGWYRLFYNGMNIQMPETCVSSYTCHAENNLWLSGPHPQIEDGVVIREVCSGSYWGGCCDYKANIIRVKACPGNYYVYELWNPRIGCSGYCTDVSTISHAASTVSPDIFTGSSTTLNYDPCDNYNILDNNWRSTFNYWSIYGYISEHDDTRVEWDGWYRLFIDGSSAQMPEWCLSYMSCGGYFSLYLGGSHPRLDEGVVTREIYGSRYHQCNYYRSEPIQVKACPGDYYVYKFTRPTISIPAPVYCAVPFSTPSVDPCYSYTSLDEPWRATDNHYYNNYYNYHVMCDYNVEWNGWYRLFYNGQNAQMPESTVSGGMCGTHYPLWLNDPHPQLEDGVVTRQVCGSAGGGYCTYTSHPIRVKACPGDYYVYEFVKPMFCSAFCVVPETPSQSTTSVSTTTETIPTIESFTPPTNAPPVDPCYNYNVLDDPWRSTNNQHSSQIMCDTAVSWNGWYRLYIQGQSVQMPDTCVSEYSCGTHAPLWLNGGHPTVEDGVVTRDVCGHWSNNCCHFQSNPIKVKACPGDYYVYEFVSPTACHLAYCAGKGPFYPFGSGDTVNERIDDGSSSVIYLQQPFIYFGQTYNQIYVNNNGHLTFDGAWGSFTPYQFPAYGGKDLIAPFWTDIDNRWNGVISYQQYTSDSVLTQATQDINQYFPDLSFSASWVFVATWDRVAYYSNSRTETSFQVVLITNSHLSFVIMNYGAIAPTQRYVQAGYDTVDSSHHFSITGSLQNDITSLPYSSNVNVPGRWAFRTDHGTRGCQFNGFPVQLGDSYWSDDACQERCTCTSRGLQCSFEACSYSQACCPAAFQYSCQNIQRQTCTISGDPHYYTFDNQIFHFQGTCTYVLSEACGYGLPYYRIEGKNEHRGSTHVSWTRMVRVFVYNEEIELVKDHYYEAKVNGTFIATPFSLHNGAIQVYQSGFSLAISTDFGLLVTYDAYSYVTISVPYNYQNSTCGLCGNYNLHPEDDFRSISGEILSSDVDFANSWKVEGDTDPECHDVRCTGLGCADCTANEISLYSDTNHCGILGDVSGPFASCHSVFSPQTYIENCVYDLCLGGGYQPILCQALNVYSAQCQQQGVQLGQWRQPGFCEIQCPGHSHFETQGTSCPATCSNPSVPINCPLPSQESCICDNGYILSAGQCVPEANCGCVFEGFYYSQGQSVVLDENCGRQCVCNGRSMDCYEHQCGSAEVCGLHNGVRGCRPISYATCSVESLGSYYTFDGQTFRYPGACGLTLARVMGPSQLPYFVLTVEKVPRGLQEFSRFLKFEAGGTHVSIELGEGSNVQVDGQMVGLPISVGSSQIHIYHSSVRGFVLETNFGVTIRADWPHIVRITAPTTYNGTLGGLCGNLNGNIEDEFYSPDGVLLDDSQLFADSWRDGSLSAHCEDPADIWEPGLYQNRSEFSEHCSIMARNDGPFSECSRTLDPWQRIQDCIQMLERTEGARKALCEALRGYTLHCQQNGIAVGDWRSITHCDPNCPANTHFELCGTSCPASCPSLSFPFQCTLPCQGGCQCNDGLVLDGDRCVPPTGCGCRYNGRYRQPGEQFWHGEECQFLCVCDGITGNVRCTPSSCSEQEICQVVEGEYGCHPRPHGNCYASGDPHYISFDGTYFDFQGTCRYVLATVCDDTRGLPHFQVDARNEAWNGWPVSITVEVFVNVSGHLVQMSQEMNSYSAVKVDEEIRNLPVYLDSGQVSVYSTGQFIYVSTDFGFSVSYGGSWEVNIAVPADYNGVMCGICGNFNGHPEDDFLTPSGALAPSADQFGAEWLVEGDTACHGCGDHCPLCPDESTTQALCEIIRDIQGPFSFCHGYVDPQAYFDSCVFDVCISGNHNDVLCRSVQSYASACQSANAIVYPWRETASCVMDCSSNTPNSHYEVCGTDCGHTCASSIDASCEHTCSEGCFCDDGFVRSGGLCVPVEQCGCLYDGFYYNIGEQFWDSTCSQHCQCFAPNDLRCSTSSCPPAMECAVRNGHRDCYSPMSTCTVWGDPHYITFDGAVAHFQGTCSYEIAQTCGNVTDSDLEFRVVATNRHRGNNVVSFVSAVDVWLSQNGQQTHITIGQNRRVRVDGNAVDTPAYQINDLVEVHEEQGFVILNAFNEFIVQFDGHSSLLIRVSKIFHGSLCGMCGNFNGNPSDDKVMPTGDLAPDDNSFGHSWKSDTSIPGCGARDQPGNPDECPSRQRYSDLCSIITNTTGPFQTCHLHVDPAPYYYSCVYDLCLYTRANGMLCSAVEAYETACVTLDIQIPEWRSALRCDVRDRCSELSCSEDEWCGKKNGVYGCMCNDDLPSPPADSFDFSETCESSSGSMSVSRCQLFEAGFSADVLHLNDPSCRGMVRNGRVDFLFDNDEHICGTNLLANGTHFIYSNFILGTPRLEGLISREKILKLSFSCVYPQTQTLTMHAEINPLETIVHKTLPAGEGRYQVRMIPYEDDEFTRPFTGSVDAELNQEMHVEVRVEGVDSRQFALVLDTCWATPVNDPDYSLRWDLIINECPNPNDDTVVLLQNGVSASSRFSFRMFIFTANSTKLYLHCAVHLCLLSNNHCSLDCNSGHYWRERRSLDFHDSASISMGPLVLSEGNTDKWVPEQVKASAASCLCASLMLLLVPLMSVLTLF, from the exons TTGCGTTCCAAAGCGTCAGCAGTGATCCCTGCTACAACTATGAGTCTCTGGATCGTCCCTGGAGAGCCAACAATGAAAGTGGAGATTCGATTTGTGATGAACGTTTCCCCTGGAATGGCTGGTACCGGCTTTTCTACAATGGAATGAACATCCAGATGCCAGAGACCTGTGTTAGTTCATACACCTGTCACGCAGAAAACAATCTGTGGCTCAGTGGTCCTCACCCTCAGATAGAGGATGGAGTGGTGATCAGAGAAGTCTGTTCAGGGTCTTATTGGGGCGGCTGCTGTGATTACAAGGCAAACATCATCAGAGTGAAAGCATGTCCAGGCAATTACTATGTCTATGAACTTTGGAATCCACGAATCGGGTGTTCAGGATATTGCACAG ATGTCAGCACAATTTCACATGCAGCTTCCACTGTGAGTCCAGATATATTCACTGGATCCAGCACCACCTTGA ATTATGACCCGTGTGATAACTACAACATACTGGACAACAACTGGAGAAGCACATTCAATTACTGGTCTATATATGGATACATCTCTGAACATGATGACACTCGTGTTGAATGGGATGGCTGGTATCGACTCTTCATTGATGGATCAAGTGCTCAGATGCCTGAGTGGTGTCTGTCCTACATGTCATGTGGAGGTTATTTTTCACTGTATCTTGGTGGCTCGCATCCTCGTCTAGATGAAGGAGTTGTTACCCGTGAAATATATGGCTCTCGCTATCATCAGTGCAATTACTACAGATCTGAACCAATCCAAGTCAAAGCTTGTCCTGGAGATTATTATGTCTATAAATTTACCAGACCAACAATTTCAATCCCAGCTCCTGTATATTGTGCAG TACCTTTCTCCACCCCAAGTGTTGATCCCTGCTACAGCTACACCAGTCTGGATGAGCCTTGGAGAGCCACAGACAACCATTACTATAATAACTATTATAACTATCATGTCATGTGTGATTATAATGTGGAGTGGAATGGCTGGTACAGATTGTTCTACAATGGCCAAAATGCCCAGATGCCAGAATCAACTGTTAGTGGAGGCATGTGTGGCACTCATTACCCACTGTGGCTCAACGACCCTCATCCACAGCTGGAAGATGGAGTGGTCACCCGTCAGGTCTGTGGCTCGGCAGGAGGTGGCTACTGTACTTACACATCCCACCCTATAAGAGTCAAAGCCTGTCCAGGAGATTACTATGTTTATGAGTTTGTCAAGCCAATGTTTTGCTCAGCTTTCTGTGTAG TACCAGAAACCCCAAGTCAGTCCACCACATCAGtgtctacaacaacagagacaatTCCAACCATAGAATCCTTTACTCCACCAACCAATG CTCCCCCTGTTGACCCCTGCTACAACTACAATGTCCTGGATGATCCATGGAGATCCACCAACAATCAACATTCCTCTCAAATAATGTGTGACACTGCGGTCAGCTGGAACGGCTGGTACCGTCTCTACATTCAGGGTCAGAGCGTTCAGATGCCAGACACATGTGTTTCTGAGTATAGCTGCGGCACTCATGCTCCACTGTGGCTGAATGGAGGACATCCAACAGTTGAGGATGGAGTGGTCACTCGAGATGTCTGCGGTCACTGGAGCAATAACTGCTGCCATTTCCAATCCAATCCCATTAAAGTCAAAGCCTGTCCAGGAGATTATTATGTCTATGAGTTTGTGAGCCCAACTGCCTGCCATTTGGCATACTGTGCAGGTAA AGGGCCATTTTATCCATTTGGAAGTGGTGACACAGTGAATGAACGCATTGATGATGGGAGTTCATCAGTTATATACCTCCAGCAGCCGTTCATATATTTTGGACAAACATACAACCAAATTTAT GTCAACAACAATGGACACTTGACATTTGATGGGGCATGGGGCAGCTTCACTCCATACCAGTTCCCAGCCTATGGAGGGAAAGACCTCATTGCTCCATTCTGGACAGATATTGACAACCGTTGGAATGGTGTCATCTCGTATCAACAGTACACCTCTGATAGTGTCCTTACTCAGGCAACCCAAGACATAAACCAATACTTCCCTGACTTGAGTTTCTCTGCTTCATGGGTCTTTGTTGCAACATGGGATAGAGTTGCATACTACTCCAATTCAAGAACA GAAACATCCTTCCAAGTGGTTTTGATTACAAATAGCCATCTCTCATTTGTTATAATGAACTATGGTGCAATTGCTCCAACGCAGAGATATGTACAG GCTGGTTATGACACTGTCGACTCAAGTCACCATTTCTCAATTACTGGATCACTCCAGAATGACATCACAAGTCTACCATACAGCAGCAATGTCAATGTGCCAGGCAGATGGGCCTTCAGAACAGATCATGGAACACGTGGTTGTCAATTTAATG GTTTTCCAGTGCAGCTGGGAGATTCTTATTGGAGTGATGACGCCTGCCAGGAAAGATGCACCTGTACCAGTAGAGGCCTCCAGTGCAGTTTTGAGGCCTGTTCTTACTCCCAAGCTTGTTGTCCTGCTGCTTTCCAATACTCTTGTCAGAACATTCAAAGACAAACATGCACCATCTCTGGTGATCCTCATTATTATACCTTTGACAATCAGATTTTTCACTTTCAAGGAACATGCACATATGTTTTGTCTGAG GCTTGTGGATATGGTTTGCCGTATTATCGCATTGAGGGCAAAAATGAGCATCGGGGTAGCACGCATGTGTCATGGACTCGGATGGTTAGGGTATTTGTCTATAATGAAGAAATTGAACTGGTCAAAGATCACTATTATGAGGCAAAG GTTAATGGAACCTTTATAGCAACACCATTCTCCCTCCACAATGGTGCCATCCAAGTCTATCAGTCAGGTTTTTCCCTGGCCATCAGCACAGATTTTGGTCTCCTTGTTACGTATGATGCATATAGCTATGTCACCATCTCTGTACCTTACAACTACCAAAATTCCACATGTGGTCTGTGTGGGAACTACAATCTACATCCTGAAGATGACTTCCGTTCAATCTCTGGGGAGATCCTGAGCTCAGATGTTGACTTTGCTAACTCTTGGAAGGTAGAGGGAGACACAGATCCTGAATGTCATGATGTCAGGTGCACAGGTCTAGGTTGTGCAGATTGTACCGCCAATGAAATAAGCCTTTACAGTGACACAAACCACTGTGGGATCCTAGGAGATGTTTCAGGGCCTTTTGCATCTTGCCACTCTGTATTTTCACCACAGACCTACATAGAGAACTGTGTCTATGATCTTTGCTTAGGAGGAGGGTACCAGCCCATTCTGTGCCAGGCTCTCAATGTGTATTCTGCTCAATGCCAACAGCAGGGTGTACAACTAGGACAGTGGAGACAACCAGGCTTTTGTG AGATTCAATGTCCTGGCCATAGTCATTTTGAGACCCAAGGAACAAGTTGTCCTGCAACTTGCAGTAATCCCTCTGTCCCAATAAATTGTCCCTTACCCAGTCAGGAGAGCTGTATTTGTGATAATGGGTACATCCTCAGTGCTGGGCAATGTGTGCCTGAAGCAAACTGCGGCTGCGTCTTTGAGGGCTTCTATTACTCTCAGGGACAGTCAGTTGTGTTGGACGAGAACTGTGGGAGGCAATGTGTTTGCAATGGCAGGTCAATGGATTGCTATGAGCACCAGTGTGGTTCAGCGGAAGTGTGTGGACTCCATAATGGTGTGAGGGGCTGCAGACCCATCAGTTATGCTACCTGTTCAGTTGAAAGCCTGGGTTCATACTACACCTTTGATGGACAAACTTTCAGATATCCAGGAGCTTGTGGACTGACCCTTGCAAGAGTGATGGGACCATCCCAACTGCCATACTTTGTATTGACAGTGGAGAAAGTACCCAGAGGCCTTCAGGAGTTTTCCAGGTTCCTGAAGTTTGAGGCAGGAGGAACTCATGTTTCCATTGAATTAGGAGAAGGCAGCAATGTACAG GTGGATGGACAGATGGTTGGTCTACCCATCAGTGTTGGTTCCAGTCAGATCCATATATATCACAGCAGTGTAAGAGGATTTGTTTTGGAGACAAACTTTGGAGTGACCATTAGAGCTGACTGGCCGCACATCGTCCGAATCACTGCACCAACCACTTACAATGGCACACTTGGAGGTCTGTGTGGGAACTTGAATGGAAACATTGAAGATGAGTTCTACAGCCCAGATGGTGTTCTGCTGGATGACTCCCAGCTCTTTGCAGACAGCTGGCGTGATGGATCCCTGTCAGCCCACTGTGAAGACCCAGCAGACATTTGGGAACCTGGACTTTATCAGAACAGGAGTGAGTTCAGTGAACACTGCAGCATCATGGCCAGGAATGATGGACCATTTTCTGAGTGCAGCAGAACACTAGACCCGTGGCAACGGATCCAAGATTGCATTCAGATGCTGGAGCGGACAGAGGGTGCCAGGAAGGCTCTATGTGAAGCCCTGCGAGGCTATACGCTGCACTGCCAACAGAACGGCATTGCAGTTGGAGACTGGAGGAGTATCACCCACTGTG ATCCCAACTGTCCAGCCAATACTCATTTCGAACTGTGTGGGACATCCTGTCCTGCTTCCTGTCCTAGTCTGTCATTTCCATTCCAGTGCACGCTGCCATGCCAGGGAGGCTGCCAGTGCAATGATGGACTGGTGCTGGATGGAGATCGCTGTGTTCCTCCCACTGGTTGTGGTTGCCGCTATAATGGCCGTTATCGGCAGCCTGGAGAGCAGTTCTGGCATGGTGAAGAATGCCagttcctgtgtgtgtgtgatggaaTCACTGGAAATGTTCGTTGCACACCATCATCTTGCAGTGAACAGGAAATCTGCCAAGTGGTGGAAGGAGAGTATGGCTGCCATCCTCGTCCTCATGGTAACTGTTATGCTTCTGGAGACCCCCATTATATCTCCTTTGATGGAACCTATTTTGACTTTCAAGGCACATGTAGATATGTGCTGGCCACAGTATGTGATGATACTCGCGGACTACCACATTTCCAGGTGGATGCAAGAAATGAAGCATGGAATGGATGGCCAGTGTCAATAACTGTTGAAGTTTTTGTCAATGTCTCTGGGCACCTTGTGCAAATGTCGCAGGAAATGAACAGTTATTCTGCTGTTAAG GTTGATGAAGAAATCAGAAACCTCCCTGTCTACCTTGACTCTGGTCAAGTATCTGTCTACTCCACAGGACAGTTTATATATGTCTCAACTGACTTTGGTTTCAGTGTCAGTTATGGTGGCTCCTGGGAGGTAAACATTGCTGTGCCAGCAGACTACAATGGAGTTATGTGTGGCATCTGTGGCAACTTCAATGGTCATCCAGAGGATGACTTCCTCACTCCTTCAGGTGCTCTAGCACCTTCAGCAGACCAGTTTGGGGCTGAATGGCTGGTTGAGGGTGACACAGCATGTCATGGCTGTGGAGACCATTGCCCTTTGTGCCCAGATGAGAGCACAACTCAAGCCTTGTGTGAGATCATCAGGGACATTCAAGGACCTTTTAGCTTCTGCCATGGTTATGTAGATCCACAGGCCTACTTTGATAGCTGTGTGTTTGATGTGTGCATCTCTGGTAATCATAATGATGTCCTGTGTCGCTCTGTCCAATCCTATGCGAGTGCTTGTCAATCTGCCAATGCCATTGTCTACCCCTGGAGAGAAACTGCATCCTGTG TTATGGACTGCTCATCGAACACCCCAAACAGCCATTATGAGGTGTGTGGCACAGACTGTGGTCATACATGTGCTAGCAGCATTGATGCTAGCTGTGAACACACATGCTCAGAAGGTTGTTTCTGTGATGATGGATTTGTGAGGAGTGGAGGACTCTGTGTACCAGTGGAGCAATGTGGCTGCTTGTATGATGGATTCTACTACAAT ATTGGTGAACAGTTCTGGGATTCAACATGTTCACAACACTGTCAGTGTTTTGCTCCAAATGATCTACGGTGCTCCACATCTTCCTGTCCACCGGCCATGGAGTGTGCAGTCAGAAATGGACATCGTGACTGCTACAGTCCAATGTCCACCTGCACAGTCTGGGGTGACCCCCACTACATCACCTTTGATGGAGCTGTGGCCCACTTTCAG GGAACATGTTCATATGAGATTGCCCAGACCTGCGGCAATGTTACAGACAGTGATCTGGAGTTCCGTGTGGTGGCCACCAACAGGCACCGTGGGAACAATGTGGTATCATTTGTGTCTGCAGTGGATGTTTGGTTGTCTCAGAATGGACAACAGACTCACATCACTATTGGGCAGAACAGGAGAGTTAGA GTTGATGGGAATGCCGTCGACACACCAGCATATCAAATAAACGATCTTGTAGAGGTACACGAGGAGCAGGGATTTGTAATTCTAAATGCATTCAATGAATTCATTGTCCAGTTTGATGGACATAGCAGCCTTCTAATCAGAGTGAGCAAAATATTCCATGGATCTCTATGTGGAATGTGTGGAAATTTCAACGGTAATCCTTCAGATGACAAAGTGATGCCCACTGGAGATCTCGCTCCTGATGACAATTCCTTTGGCCACAGCTGGAAATCAGACACTAGCATTCCAGG CTGTGGTGCCAGAGACCAGCCCGGTAATCCTGATGAGTGTCCATCCAGACAGAGGTATTCTGATCTCTGTAGTATTATCACCAACACCACTGGTCCCTTCCAGACCTGCCATCTTCATGTTGACCCTGCACCTTACTACTACTCTTGTGTGTATGATCTGTGTCTCTACACACGTGCAAATGGCATGTTATGTTCAGCTGTTGAGGCCTATGAGACCGCTTGTGTCACCTTGGATATACAGATCCCAGAATGGCGCTCAGCTCTGCGGTGTG ATGTGAGAGATCGCTGCTCTGAACTCAGCTGCTCTGAGGATGAATGGTGTGGGAAGAAAAATGGTGTTTATGGCTGTATGTGTAACGACGACCTACCCAGCCCACCAGCTGACTCTTTCG ATTTCTCAGAAACATGTGAAAGCAGCTCTGGCTCCATGTCTGTGTCTCGCTGTCAGCTGTTTGAGGCTGGTTTTTCAGCTGATGTCTTACACCTTAATGATCCCAGCTGCAGGGGAATGGTCAGGAATGGCAGAGTGGATTTCCTTTTTGATAACGATGAACACATCTGTGGTACAAATCTTCTG GCCAATGGCACCCACTTTATCTATAGTAACTTTATTCTGGGGACACCGAGGTTAGAAGGTCTCATCAGCAGAGAAAAAATCCTTAAGCTTTCTTTCAGCTGTGTTTATCCTCAAACACAAACACTTACCATGCATGCGGAAATCAACCCATTGGAGAC CATTGTGCACAAGACTCTTCCCGCTGGTGAAGGGAGGTATCAGGTTCGGATGATTCCATATGAGGATGATGAGTTTACCCGGCCCTTCACTGGTTCAGTGGATGCAGAGCTTAACCAGGAGATGCATGTGGAAGTTCGTGTTGAGGGGGTTGACAGCCGCCAGTTTGCCCTGGTGCTGGACACATGTTGGGCTACACCTGTGAATGACCCTGATTACAGTCTCCGCTGGGATCTCATAATTAATGA GTGTCCCAATCCAAATGATGACACAGTGGTGCTGCTGCAGAACGGCGTCTCAGCATCCAGCCGTTTCTCCTTCAGGATGTTTATCTTCACTGCAAACTCCACTAAGCTTTACCTGCATTGTGCTGTTCACCTTTGCCTTCTGTCAAACAATCACTGCTCATTG GACTGTAACTCTGGACACTATTGGAGAGAGCGCAGGTCTCTGGACTTCCATGACAGTGCTTCCATATCTATGGGTCCTCTTGTGTTGTCTGAAGGAAACACAG ATAAGTGGGTCCCAGAGCAGGTGAAGGCATCTGCAGCTTCTTGTCTGTGTGCTTCTCTGATGCTGCTACTTGTTCCTCTGATGAGCGTCTTGACCCTCTTTTAG